The DNA region CATTGTAAACTGGCTTGTGCAGAATTTGGCATGTAACAATGACTACATCTAGCCAGGAGTAAGTATATatcttttttaaagaagcttctgGTATTGGCAGCTGGTAGAGACAAGGGTCTCAGCCAGATGGCTCATGCCCATTCTGCAGCATTCAGACTTACAAGATGTACTTACATAAATATCTCATAAAGTGTTCTGCACATGATTTTACTTGATTTTGGGAAGGGGTGGATGTATCTCTCATTGAAAgtcttttccatctgtaaatAATGACTTATttccagtgttctgtgtaagCTGAATACTTGgctggtcacccaggagagattcaggtgcttctgagctgattagcagagccccacagctggcagcatgtgtttctattggtgctgcacaaccacacatgcctcagtgcacataacaaaatttattctgcacatggatgttaaaaaaaCTACCAGGAACGTTGGTTGAGAGTTTTTTGTGGACATTAAACCTGTGTGACTTTCTGTGTTTTCTTTGAGCACCTGTGTACTTAGAAATTTAGACACTTCCTTTAAATAAAATCCTAATAAATATATGTGTGTGTCATAATATGTGCAAAACAATGTAGTATACATTTTACAAGGTTTAAAACACCACtgattaaaattttgttttacaaaagtgAATACTTTTTAGTGAGACTAGATCAGAAAGGAATCTGAACTTGTCAAATCTCTCATTCAATGCAGTTTACAGGTGCAGCACCTGATTGTTGAAGCATTGTGGTTTCCTGGGACTTTACAGTTAGATAACTAATTCTCTTTTGTAGTGTTTCCTTATCTATCTAGCAACAGTTACCAAGCAACTTACAAACACTAACTTTCCAAGCTCTACTGAATGGTTTCTTGCACCACAAAACTTTAAAAGAGCTTTCTTCCCAGGTTTGTTTTGGACTACATCTTGATTCAGTGCCAGGGTTCTTGTATACGTGTGCAATTCCCATTGTACTCAGATTTTAGCACTTGTTTTTTTGGAAAAACCACTAGCATAGCTATGCaggtgttgaagcacaagacttctctgtgtttaggcagctaacattcacctttattgaattcaataaggcaacagatgagccaaactggacactagtaaaaccaggtccagcaaggctgcttgatgcagctaactctagtattttatacctttacacaaagcccagtgtcagaggcaattagttagagaattgtaaatcacttctcaaagagaaaccgttatgagcaaagagaaacaggtactagggagctggagccttgactccaaacagttcattaacacattccatagagctcatccttcctgctattcccaaacaggcaaggaaagtacaggctcttgtgtgcgtgcggaagtaagggatgtgaaatggcttcttatacaagatggtttccacacaGGCATGAGAAATGGATAGAGACCACCAAACTCATTTCATGTGGGCCATTGCTATGCTGGTAAAACTTCGCACACATTCCTATCTCATTGAATTCAGTGAGGGGTCTCCCCCAACCCACAAGTAATTCAACTGGAAATAGAATTTGATATTCCACAAGCATTGCCTCTGAGGACAGGTGTACACTAGCCCTTAAAGTCAATCGTAGATACACAATTgcagctgtggcaattgtgtatctggaattgacttatctacaattgacttaacTAGCGTTACCCACAAAGGGAGGTCCATAGGAGACCCTCACTCCTCGGTGATATTGACGAATACGGGGTGGACTGTAAAATCACCTGATAGTTCGCTTTTgtgcgtccccactaggcacatgaaatcgaagacataccctgagagtaCAGGCTTGTCTATGCAGGGAAAATTACCAACATAGCTGGTAGAATTCCCATGTGTACACTCCTAGCCCAGAGCCCCAAGATTTATTAGGCAGATATAGAGAGAGATGGTGTTGGGGTTCACTAAAACTTATCTTTTTCCTTAGTAAGAGGCAGAGATTTTTCCTAATAGCTTTCTTCTTTTCCCAGTTGTGTAATCCCTATGGCCAATCAGTGTTTCATTAGGTGCACCATCTTGTACTTTTTACACAGCCAAAACTCTTGTTGAAATCAAtaggcttgcctggatctggaagGGAAGTAGGCCATCAGAAGTTAGCATAAGGGATGTGTCTTCATAGTGAGGGAGAATGCATTCCTATATTAGTTTAAGTCAAGTGTGAATGCGCAAAGCCATTTATTTTCCAAAGCATTGTGACAAAATAACACATTTCACAACTGATGGCAAATGCACTTAATTCTATAATGTAACAATATCCAAAACAAAACCAGGTCTTTCTTCTTATGGTTTAAACTTTCGTGCTTTTTCTGACGAGTGTTGCTGAGCCAACAGTAATGATCTGTAACGAACACAAATATGTTACTTGTTGTTCATTTACACAGTAGGGAGACCTGAATGTAGCTAACAACTTTGAAGGACTGTAGTGTGTTTGTATTTCTGTCTCATGTTATCTGAAAATACAGTTAAGGCACCTGCATATGGATGTGCTTATTGCATTCATACTGAAACAATGGTGTTGCTGTTTGGGAGCCAGTTCTGAACACTGACAACCTAAATAGTCAAATGTTTTCTTCAAATGCAATGTTGGAATAACCTCAGTCATAGGCATGTGCCCTATACTAGAAACCCACTGCCCCAGATAAGTACTATCTGTCTCACCACAGATTTATTGTAAAGGAAGTAGACTGGGACTTTTAAAGCTGTCTAAGGAAACTGCATTCAAAATCCCTTCACAATTCTAAAAGCCTTAGCTGCAGTTCTTATAACAGTGATCACACCAATTGGAACATATCTTAAAAGTGTGGCAAGTGGAAGCTTAATTccctagcacagtggttcccaacctgaggtCCATGGACCCCTACGGGCCCATGAAGATACAGCAGGGAATCTGtgaaaaacataaaaaaataaaaataatcatagaaaaaaatgtaaataaattgcaaagttacaatttattattttcaaattaaatatcttccaataatgttattaattgctgtctgaaagtcTATGTTGTggtttaatgaagtgtacacagtggctagaactggctttgatgagggtccacaaatggtttgaggggtgactgggggtctgcagtaatgaaaaggttgggaaccacttccCTAGGAGAAAGGCTGTGTGCCAGAAGGGAACAGCTTAGGTCACATTCGAAGTTCCtagaatttttaaatgaaacaggTGAAAGTATAAATTAGCATGGCTTGATTCAGATTTCATTCTCAGTTTAAGAGCATCCCAGCTACAGCACAGGAGTTTCAGTTAAAACTAAAGATACAAATGGCACAACCCTGTGGAAAATCTTGCCAAGAGCTTGCCCAGATGTGGTCAAAAGCTAGCAATGCTGAACTTGAGTGCCTAAAATCGAATGATAATAGCAATTAATTTAGCCCAAAAAATCCCAGAAAGTGATGAACAAGTGTCAGTGATTGAAATGAATAGCGTGAAACTAACCCACAGCCATAAACATCCTCCATGTTTAGAGGAGATTCATTTAAGGCAGTAAGTAACAGCAGTACttgtttttttgtgctggtacttgccagtactgagtactggcatcttggcagccccagccatgggattgtctgagggtgagcagcagggagctggctgagtaccagcacctttttttttcaCAACAAAAGCCTTCAGTAAAAGTATATCACCTGCCATTACTAAATGGTGACTAATGGCATTTCTTGTTGGCTGTGatcccccgcacccccaccccgccttggGCTTATACAGGGACATATTCTTTCATAATCCCTGCTCGCAGTAGTAGCTTCTGAGCTCAACACCTGGGCTTTTCAAAGCAAAAAAATATTTCCCCATTGTGTTTACTATTGTTCCCATATTTACCAATCACTTACCTCCACCATTTCATTTCCTTTAACTTCCTGTTCATGGGAGAAGGTTTCTGATTTGCACACAAGCTTCCCATCTATCAGGTTAACTGTACACTGTGAAGACAGATTTTTTACAAACATAAATCTTTATATTAGCTTAGCAAGTACATTTTTGGTAAGCAATCTAGGCCACGACTGGGAAACTCAGTTAAAATGGGCAGTTCCATACACAGATAGTAGGGAATTTAAATGCAAATACTGTACTTATATTTCATTAATCTTATGTTAGCTTCATATTGGTAGAACTAATGAACTTCTTGTTTAGCTTTACAATGTGTAGATCATTTTCAGGAAATACAGATATTCTAGACAGGTTTTACAGTTACTGGTAATAAAGATAACTGACAGTTGAAATATGCAGAATAGGAGTGTCTTCCAAAATGTAAGACTATACAATGAATTCTGTCACATTAGATCAAACCATTGGTTCATGGAGGATGGTATTCTTCTGGCAGTAGTGCTTCAGGTGCTTCAAAGCTGGTGTTCtcaaactttatttttctttaaatagtgTGGATCACACATCttaacagaacaacaagaagtcctgtggcaccttatagattaacagatattttatcCTTATTcctaatattttttcaaaatacgagttctttcaaaaacacggtttatttttgaaagagccccacctacactgctttttttcttttggaagaatctcttccaagaagagattatgcaaatgaagcatgagatctgCAAATCATCTCTTTGTTTGCATTTCCAATATCCTTCATtcgcattcttcttttgaaagaggaatgcaagtgtagacagattTACTGTGTAACCTGCACATCCCCACTAAAACTTTTAAGTTTTACTTAATTTCTTACTTGTCCACAGAAACAAAGATCCCATCAGAAGCAACTGAAGTTTCCTAATGGGAATAGTACAAAAAAATTCCACTTGCAAAATGACACCTAAGAGAGTGAGGGAGCAGTTATTGTTCTTCAAATACATTACCTTGATTTTTTTGCCATCCATGGTAGTGATGTCAGCCTCTTTCCCTATAGTAAATGAGTTTGTGACAGACTGCTTAGGTGTTTTTGATGTCACAACAAAGTTGTGTCCATTTTGCTGTATTTCAATGACAGGCTTAATGTCTTTGGCAGCTTTGATGAGGTCATCCGGCAATGCTACGTAAAAGTGAAGAATAGAATGTTAACGTCTCTGTTATGCAGATGGCAGAATTAGTTTTGTATGAATTATGCAAATTATTGCTTCCGTGATTGTGACAAGGTTGACACAAATCAACAATAGAAAAGAAGGTCAAAGTTAGATTACCCAGTTTGCTATGGACATACAATTCCATTAATGGGGCACTTTGTTTTggattcattttcttttcttaaaatctTTGAGATCCACTGCTAGTTCTGTCTGAGGCACAGTTTTTTTCTTAAGATTTGGAGTCTTTGCCCTACACAGTATCAGTATTTACAAGCACTCTGAGATAGTTGTACCCTCATAGTACAGTCAATTGTTTTCTTCTTTAACATATTGTATGCTTACTTTAGTCCTGGTGAAAGACTAGGCATCTTGTCTAttctatatggctgtgtctacacttgctcccaacttcgaagggagcatggtaagtagggtgtcgggagattactaatgaagtgccgcatatgtgccgcagcacttcattagtaatctccaggcaccctacttaccgtgctctctttgaagttgggagctagtgtagacacagcctaaaaggtCTTTCTTATACCACCATAATGTCTGCGCACCTTCAGTACTTCATTAAGTGACATGGGAGCATCTTTTTCTGTCTCTCAGGGCTACAACAGTGCAAGTGTCCCAGGCTGTCTCATCAGCAGGGTCCAAGGCTGGCCTGAAAGAATCACCTCTAGGGCTGAGGGTGTATTCAGGGAACATGTTCTGAGAAGGGATTTTTCTAAAGATGCTGAGTGACACATTCAGCTCCATTGAACTTGATGGTTTTGCTGCAACTGAGAATGCACAAGGTGATGGTGTT from Carettochelys insculpta isolate YL-2023 chromosome 24, ASM3395843v1, whole genome shotgun sequence includes:
- the LOC142001379 gene encoding fatty acid-binding protein, liver-like, encoding MSFNGTWQVYAQENYEEVLKALALPDDLIKAAKDIKPVIEIQQNGHNFVVTSKTPKQSVTNSFTIGKEADITTMDGKKIKCTVNLIDGKLVCKSETFSHEQEVKGNEMVEIITVGSATLVRKSTKV